The window ACTACAATgctatgttttattttacttgtaTTGGTAATACTCCccaattatataattattgcatttcaaacatttgaaatgtggaCAAGCTCTGACACTACACAGCAATGACATTGTGAGTTAATCTTACTAGGGCAAAGAGCTTAAGGGTTCAAAAAGATAAATCAAAAGATACATTTAATAGATGATGTATGTCTTTGTCAAATTAgttgtgttttatgttcattTTATAACACACAGAATGTgattttgtttcctctctcGCTGGATTCATTTACAATTCCATTTTTCttgttttagttattttttggcAGTTAAGCAATGCTAAATCGTAAACACGCGAAAAGCTTTACTAAGATAGTTCTCAGATGAGAGGGATACTTGACCAAATCGAGTGGGGGATTGCAGCTGACTGGGCAGTTCCAGCCTCTATAAAAGCAGCTGCTTCAGACTCCTCTAAGAACACCAGAGAACATCCTCTGAGAGGCATCACAGGTTAGTGCTTTGTTCATGCTCATTTACAATCTATTTTAATATAATGTGACTCTTTGTCAGCATGTTTATTTCATGTCAAGTAATCTTGAAGGGATACTATTAATCAACGCTGTTACTTTCTATTCTATTTCCATTTCAACTACTAATGATATGGtaactttaaaatgtctgcTATTTGATATTCTTTGAATGATCCAAATAGCTTTGGATCACTGACTATGAATCACAGTTGGGTTGGAGCTTATATACTCTGACTGAGGTCATTGTCAAGGCAAAGCAGCTTTTATGTCTTataggaaaagaaaatgattaaaGTGACAACGAGAAGCAACACAAAAGCAGAATAAATCGATCAAGATGGACCGAAaagggaaattaaataaaactcaaaaaattaaattaaatacaaatgacagCAAAAGTgcagtaataaaaaaatgtatgggGCCACGCAAGTTTTCCATAACAGGTTAAAATGAATGTAGTGTGACTGCTGTTTACTCTTATAAGCATTAAGACTTTCTGTCCTCTTCAATGATCGTCTCAATCTGTAATAGCATTAAGGCAACAACAGATCGGTGGCACTCATCTGGGATACACTGAGACATCACCAATAACACAACAGTCAGATACAAATACTATAATACCACCAAATACTATCACAAGGAAATTATTCAAAATGATCCAAATTCCTTTTTACCTTTTCAGTCCCCAATAAAGTGCCATCATGAGCACAGACGCAGAGATGACGGGCTATGGCCCTGCCTCCATATACCTCCGCAAGCCTGAGAGGGAGAGGCTTGAGGCTCAAACGGCTGCATTTGATGCCAAGACATCCTTCTTTGCGGTTGATCCTGTTGAAATGTATCTTAAGGGTAAACTCGTGAAAAGAGAAGGTGGCAAAGCCACCGTTGAGACACTGGAATATGAAGGAAAGCCATCAAAGGTAAGTGTAATCATGTATTAAACTCAAATGATTATTTTGATATTACTTTTTCACTTCACAGACTTTCTTAGCAAAAGAGAATGAGATACATTTTATTGAACTATTATGTGAGACAATATGATTGTGACTTGactaatattatttaaattaaaggtAGGCGAATACATGCTTTATTTAAATCTCTTGTGAACAATGAAATAGGATGACATCCGtcccatttttttaaaattgcattttctttttaggTTCTCGTTGTAAAAGAGGATGACATCCATCCCATGAATCCACCCAAGTATGATAAAATTGAGGACATGGCAATGATGACCCACCTCAATGAACCTTGTGTGCTGTATAACCTCAAAGAGCGTTTTTCATCATGGATGATCTACGTGAGTGTTTAGAAAAAAACCGAAACGTTTCTTTTCTCTAAAGCCACTGCTCTAAATGAAATTCAGATTTAACTTATGTATACAGTGTGTCAGATGTCGTAGCAATGAAGTCAAAAGGGAACTGTCTTCCCTTTTCCAGACATACTCTGGCCTGTTCTGCGTGGTCGTGAACCCCTACAAGTGGCTTCCTGTGTACGACGCTCAGGTTGTCAATGCATACAGAGGCAAGAAGAGAGTGGAGGCTCCACCCCACATCTTCTCCATCTCTGATAATGCCTATCAGGCCATGCTCACTGGTAAGATGAATTCATCTTCATGTGAAACACACAACGACCGACTGTATTTTGACAATGTATCGTATGGTAAATGTGTGGagattttaaaatatgtgtttatttcagATCGTGAGAACCAGTCTATCCTTATCACGTGAgtgaaatatacatataacagaatattacatatgtatatataaaatatataatattatgttttatgtatctatatataatatattataggaCATTGACTTAAGTTTTCACCTTACCCTCTTCTTTCCCCCAGTGGAGAATCCGGTGCAGGAAAGACTGTCAACACCAAGCGTGTCATCCAGTACTTTGCAACAATTGCAGTAGCAGGAGGAGCTAAGAAAGAAACTAGCAAAATTCAggtaaaatgtgttgtttgctAAAAGTCTTTGCCGCAGTTGAGATTGTTGTTGAATAACTCACACAGCCTCATAATGTCTCTATGTAGGGTTCACTGGAAGATCAAATCATTGCAGCCAACCCTCTGCTAGAGGCTTACGGTAATGCCAAGACTGTGAGGAATGACAACTCCTCTCGTTTTGTAAGTATTCATGTTATGAACCTTAACATTGCCTTTCTTATGCTTATCGTCACCTAGAGTCAAACTAACACTTTCTGGTACATTTTTAGGGTAAATTCATCAGAATCCACTTTGGCACTAGTGGAAAGCTGGCCTCAGCTGATATTGAAACATGTAAGTTCTCGTTATTTTCCTGTTGTAGTGGACAACATTGTCCAAATGTAGTGTCTTGAATTGTTCAATTTGCATTCATCATCAATTCTTTATATCATACTCACAGATCTGCTGGAGAAGTCTCGTGTCACCTTCCAGTTGTCTGCTGAGAGGAGCTACCATATCTTCTATCAGCTGATGACTGGCCACAAGCCTGAGCTCCTGGGTACATTATAAGACAATAttgacaaataaaagaatgtaaTAAGAGTATGTTCTCCCTTATTAATTTCTTCTCATTTCTTCCAGAGGCCCTTCTTATCACCACCAACCCCTATGACTACTACATGATCAGTCAGGGTGAAATCACTGTCAAAAGCATTGATGACGTGGAGGAGTTTGTTGCCACAGATGTAAGACAACAATGAGTTAAATAGATTGGATACTAGGGAAACTGTTTCCCATACCAATTATTGTTGCTCCATTTGCATTTCAGACAGCAATTGTCATCTTGGGTTTCACTGCTGAGGAGAAATTGGGCATCTACAAGCTGACTGGAGCTGTGATGCATCATGGCAACATGAAGTTCAAGCAGAAGCAGCGTGAGGAGCAGGCTGAGCCCGATGGCAATGAGGgtaattattaaaaagaaaacatttctggTGTGTAAAATCCCATACCAGTTCATGTGTATTTAGTACtccttctgtttctctccatcAGTGGCTGATAAAATCGCTTACCTCGTGGGCCTGAACTCCGCTGATATGCTGAAAGCTTTGTGCTATCCAAGAGTCAAGGTCGGAAATGAGATGGTGACCAAAGGTCAGACCGTGCCACAGGTAATACAAAGCGGATTTGAAGTTTGGAAAAAAATATGGGgaacatttgcattttgatATGAAACTATTATTCTAATAAATTACCACACTAAAATCCTTATTTCTAGGTCAACAATTCCGTCAGCGCTTTGTGCAAGTCTATCTATGAGAAAATGTTCTTGTGGATGGTCATCCGTATCAATGAGATGCTGGACACAAGGCAGCCAAGACAATTCTTCATTGGAGTGTTGGATATCGCTGGATTTGAGATCTTTGATGTGAGTTGTTGGAAAAATATCTGAGCAGTTTTAAAGTGCAACCCTATTATTTCTATAAAATCCAATGTTTCCGTAATCACAGTACAACAGTTTGGAGCAACTCTGCATCAACTTCACCAACGAGAAACTGCAACAGTTCTTCAACCACCACATGTTTGTCCTGGAGCAAGAGGAGTACAAGAAAGAAGGCATTGATTGGGAGTTCATTGATTTCGGCATGGACTTGGCTGCCTGCATTGAGCTTATTGAGAAGGTAAGACCAATCTGTCAGGCTGAACCAAATTCCTTGTTTTCTGAGTGTGTGCTaaattgttgtgtatttttttttaatatgacaAAATGTCCCTTCAGCCAATGGGCATCTTCTCCATTCTTGAAGAGGAGTGCATGTTCCCCAAAGCCTCTGACACAACTTTCAAGAACAAGCTGCATGATCAGCATCTTGGCAAGACCAAAGGCTTTGAGAAGCCAAAACCTGGAAAGGGAAAGGCCGACGCTCACTTCGCTCTGGTTCACTATGCTGGTACAGTGGACTACAATATCACTGGGTGGCTGGAAAAGAACAAGGACCCCCTGAATGACTCCGTTATTCAGCTCTACCAGAAATCTTCAAACAAACTGCTATCGTTACTGTATCTTACACATGGTGCCGCTGACGGTAAGAAGCTATACACACTGGTAATTGATTAATTTATCTTAGTAAGATCAGATAGAAACCTGAGCAGATACAAAGGCAATGATTCAGTGGTATGATTAACACTTATAAAAGGTTATTTATTCAGTCTCATTAATgaaattcaattatttttgcaaaaCAGAGGCCGCTGCTAGCGGCAAGAAGGGTGGAAAGAAGAAGGGAGGTTCCTTCCAGACTGTGTCTGCTCTTTTCAGAGTATGTATTGTTTCATATCTTTGAATAACAATCAAAAACCTAAAATAATGTTGACCAATTAACTTGTTATGATGCTCCACAGGAGAACTTGGGCAAGCTGATGACCAACTTGAGGAGCACCCACCCTCATTTTGTCCGTTGCTTGATTCCTAATGAATCAAAGACCCCAGGTAAGACGTTCATAATCCACCTTTCTGCACTTTGTGTaacatggtaaaaaaaacaataaattctACCCAACATGTGTTTGTAATTATCAGGTCTTATGCAAAATCACTTGGTCATTCACCAGCTGAGGTGTAACGGTGTGCTGGAAGGTATCAGAATCTGCAGAAAGGGCTTCCCCAGCAGAGTCCTCTACGCTGACTTTAAGCAGAGGTGACAATAATTTAACAGATTTGAAATTCTTGTGTTGTCTCAGGGGTAAAAAATGACCCATCACTGTGTTTACAAGCATAGGAAACCCCCTTAATTTCATTGAATTCCTTGAATGACCCCAACATGAGAAAAGGTGTACTCTAACAGTGTACACATCTTGTCTTAGGGGTCATTTTTGACTTGGCAGTTATaaaatcattttcattcaacagaaaccataaacacacacacacacacacactgattaaaCACAGTCTTTCTGCACTGTGAAGATATTGACCTAGTTATTGACTGATGAATGACTGTTTGATGAATTGTTTCTTCATGCAAAATAGTTTTGGGGTTTAAAATGCAATCAAGCTGCTTTATTTGAGGGGTTTACCTTTACCCCACAgataaaatacatcaaatacatcaAAGTCACAGTATAATTTCCTTGCAGATACAAAGTATTGAACGCTAGTGTCATTCCTGAGGGACAGTTCATTGACAACAAGAAAGCTTCAGAGAAGCTGCTGGGCTCCATCGATGTGGACCACACTCAGTACAAGTTTGGGCACACAAAGGTTCATCattatcttcatcattaatagatTTAGTCATCCTGATGTGTCCTTGTGAATTAATTCCTTCACTTGAAAACACAGGTGTTCTTTAAAGCTGGTCTGCTGGGTACcctggaggagatgagagatgaTAAACTGGCTGCGCTGGTGACCATGACTCAGGCTCTTAGCAGAGGATATATTATGAGAACGGAGTTTGTTAAGATGATAGAGAGAAGGTAGGATTATCATGCATGCACTATATactctttttttccaatttaaatAGTGAAATCGTTTTGACGAGTTTtgttattatatgtattattttgtttttagagAGGCCATCTATGCCATCCAATACAACCTTCGTTCTTTCATGAATGTGAAGAACTGGCCATGGCTGAAACTGTACTTCAAGATCAAGCCTCTGCTGAAGAGTGCTGAGACTGAGAAGGAGCTACAACAAATGAAGGAGAACTATGATAAGATGAAATTAGACCTGGCTACTGCACTGGCCAAGAAGAAGGaactggaggagaagatggtGTCTCTGCTGCAGGAAAAGAATGATCTGCAATTGCAGGTGGCTTCGGTAAGGGAAGTCATTTGGACCGAATTCATCAGAAGAAATACAGGGTTTGCATTATGTATCAGTTTTACCAAATATCTAGGCCTTCTGCACAGTGAATCTAATATATAAATAGagtatattatacattaaacataaactaaatatttaatgtatatGTACATGGTTAATCTAAAATGCAGTAAATGTGCTACTGCAGGAAGGTGACAATCTCTCTGATGCTGAGGAAAGGTGTGAAGGGCTCATTAAGAACAAAATCCAGCTTGAGGCCAAACTCAAAGAGACGACTGAGAgactggaggatgaagaggaaatgaATGCTGAGCTGACTGCcaagaagaggaagctggaggatgAATGCTCTGAGCTGAAGAAAGACATCGATGACTTGGAGCTCACCTTGGCTaaagtggagaaggagaaacatgCCACGGAAAACAAGGTTCACATAACTTGAAATATATACGCTGattcaaaatgatcaaatatttcTACAGAATCATACATGCTTGGATGTTAAGTTATACTAAAACATATCCTTCATTCCTTTGTCAGGTGAAAAACCTGACTGAGGAGATGTCCTCTCAAGATGAGACAATTGCCAAGTTAACCAAAGAGAAGAAAGCCCTCCAAGAGGCCCACCAGCAAACACTTGATGATCTCCAGGCAGAGGAAGACAAAGTCAACACTCTGACCAAGGCCAAGACAAAGCTGGAGCAGCAAGTGGACGATGTGAGGAAACGTTGCTTTCAAAGTTATTAAACTATTAGGCAGTTTGGGTCTTAGAATTGATGTCCCAttgtacaaatacaaaacactttttatttcaaaagcTTGAAGGATCACTGGAGCAAGAAAAGAAGCTTCGCATGGACCTTGAGAGAGCCAAAAGGAAGCTTGAGGGAGATCTGAAACTGGCCCAGGAATCCTTAATGGATCTGGAGAATGACAAGCAGCAATCTGACGAGAAAATTAAGAAGTACcctttttttaatcctcttATCAGCATCTCACACATTACACTCAAACAACAGTAACATTATGACTTAAAATCTTTCTTGGTTATCTTTTCCAGGAAGGACTTTGAGACCAGCCAGCTCCTCAGCAAAATTGAGGATGAACAGTCTCTTGGTGTTCAGCTTCATAAGAAGATCAAGGAACTTCAGGTAATGTaatatacatgaatattaaagtcacttattaaaaaaacaacatgttaagTATATTCCAGTTAATAAGCCCTCTTGATAACACTACCGTATCAAATCTAGGCTCGTAtcgaggagctggaggaagagaTTGAGGCTGAGAGGGCTGCTCGGGCTAAAGTAGAGAAGCAGAGGGCTGACCTCTCCAGGGAGCTTGAGGAGATCAGTGAGAGGCTCGAGGAAGCTGGTGGAGCAACAACATCTCAGATTGAGATTAACAAGAAGCGGGAGGCTGAGTTCCTGAAGCTGCGTCGGGATCTTGAAGAGTCCACCCTGCAGCATGAAGCTACCTCAGCAGCTCTCCGCAAGAAGCAGGCTGACAGTGTTGCAGAGATGGGAGAGCAGATTGACAACCTCCAGCGTGTCAAGCagaagctggagaaggagaagagcgAGTACAAGATGGAGATTGATGACCTCTCTGGCAACATGGAGACTGTTGCTAAAACAAAGGTGTGGGGTTTGTTTATAAATCAGTGTTTTAGCATTGTATCTTAAATGTTTAAAGGTACTAACACATGTACTATCTTTAGATGAATATGACAGGATAATATCAAGAATAGTAATACAAAAATGATTTATTGACAAGCACTAAATGTCTGTGTagctttaataaaagaaaatatatgtattctAAATAGGGCAACTTGGAGAAAATGTGCAGAACTCTGGAGGACCAGTTGAGTGAGCTCAGATCCAAAAATGATGAGAATGTTCGCCAACTGAATGACATCAATACACTGAAGGCCAGACTGCAGACAGAGAACGGTAAGTCACCTGTACACCTGTAATGAAAAGCACCACGCAGGTGCATTAACcatttttaaaaactatatCATACATTCTCCTTCAGGTGAGATTTCCCGTCAGCTTGAGGAGAAAGAAGCTCTGATTTCCCAGCTGACCAGGGGCAAGCAGGCCTTCACTCAGCAGATTGAGGAGTTCAAGCGGCACgttgaggaggaagtgaaggtaTTACAATACCCATTCTCTACATAAACCTCAACTTAACTAGAATAATAGTGAAACAAACATCTTGTGGAAGTTACCTAGAAACTATAATCCCTGGTACCCAGagtttttatttgcattgtatATGTAGGACAGTAAATATGGTCTCTTGTCATGTTAAACAGGCCAAGAACGCCTTGGCCCATGCCGTTCAGTCCGCACGCCACGACTGTGATCTGCTCAGAGAGCAgtatgaggaggagcaggaggccaAGGCTGAGCTGCAGCGAGCATTGTCCAAGGCCAACAGCGAGGTGGCTCAGTGGAGATCCAAATATGAGACTGATGCTATCCAGCGcactgaggagctggaggaggcaaAGTATATAAACCATTTCTACAGTTCCATAAATTAaacacattgtaatacattgcaAGTGCTCTTCGTATTAAGTATGCAAGCAAAAATGTATCCTTCCTTGCTCACTACAGGAAAAAGCTTGCCCAGCGCCTTCAGGATGCTGAGGAATCCATTGAGGCTGTGAACTCCAAGTGTGCTTCTCTGGAGAAGACCAAGCAGAGGCTGCAGGCTGAGGTGGAGGACCTCATGATTGATGTGGAGAGAGCTAATGCTCTGGCTGCCAACCTTGACAAGAAGCAGAGGAACTTTGATAAGGTAACATGAAATCAAGACCACATTGGTTTGAGTGAAACTAAAATCTATCGAAGCAACTATTGATTAGTATCCGTCTATATAATTCTAGGTCCTGGCAGAATGGAAGCAAAAGTACGAGGAGAGCCAGGCAGAGCTGGAAGGATCCCTGAAAGAGGCTCGCTCTCTCAGCACTGAACTGTTCAAGATGAAGAACTCTTATGAGGAGGCTCTGGATCAATTGGAGACcatgaagagagagaacaagaaccTGCAACGTACGTGAACATTTATACTTCAGGGGAAAATAAAACTGATTGTATAGCAGCTCCTAAAAGTgtaatttgttttgtattatctTTCCTGTAGAAGAGATCTCAGACCTGACTGAACAGATTGGTGAGTCTGGAAAGACTATACATGAACTGGAAAAAGCTAAGAAGATTCTGGAGACTGAGAAGAGTGAAATTCAGGCAGCACTGGAGGAAGCTGAGGTACAACAACATCAGGAGTTGACAGGGACTCACAAAAAACATCCAGCAGTCAGTTATTTAGTGTGGGaaatcaaaaaaaaacatcttgggTTTGACGCATATACAAAACTAACTGTTCATGTCTGGGCGACCTTTTGGAATGCAGATTTGTTCAAGTCATTCATTTCATGAAATAGGTTGATATAAATAGGAGGtgttagtatttttttttttttatcgcaacacaacaaaactaaatgtttagCTGGAAGTCACGTATGAGTTATTAACCTCATAATTTAACTGTTGAAAGGGCGCACTGGAACATGAGGAGTCCAAGATTCTCCGTGTTCAACTTGAGCTCAACCAGATCAAAGGTGAGGTTGACAGGAAGCTGGCAGAGAAGGATGAGGAGATCGAGCAGATCAAGAGGAACAGCCAGAGGGTGATGGACTCCATGCAGAGCACTCTCGATGCGGAGATCAGGAGCAGGAACGATGCCCTGAGAAtcaagaagaagatggagggagaccTGAATGAGATGGAGGTTCAGCTGAGTCATGCCAACAGGCAGGCTGCTGAAGCCCAGAAACAACTGAGGAATGTCCAGGCACAGTTCAAGGTGGGTTTGGTTGGATtgctgaatgaaaaaaaagaaagaaagacaacatgAGAAAGTTTAAATCTTTATGGATATGTTTTCAGGATGCCCAACTGCACCTTGATGATGCTatcagaggacaggaagacatGAAGGAGCAAGTTACCATGGTGGAGCGCAGAAATGGCCTGATGCTGGCTGAGATTGAGGAGCTGAGAGCCGCTCtagagcagacagagagaggacgtAAAGTGGCCGAGCAGGAGTTGATTGATGCAAGTGAGCGTGTGGGACTGCTTCACTCTCAGGTTGGTTTTCAATAATCCACAAGAAACAAGTATTCTGAAAATGCAAACATCGTATtaaacttcttttctttttttttttacattcagaacaccagtctcatcaacaCCAAGAAGAAGCTGGAGACTGACCTTGTCCAGGTTCAGGGTGAAGTGGAGGATTCAGTTCAGGAAGCAAGAAATGCTGAGGAGAAAGCCAAAAAAGCTATCACCGACGTGAGTTTACGTCTCTGATTCACTTACGTTATGTTTTTGGTCTACTTCCATTCACTGATAAGTTTTATTATAGATTATGAAAGAATCAGAGACCATTGAATAATTGCAGGCTGCCATGATGgcggaggagctgaagaaggagcaggacaCCAGTTCTCACttggagaggatgaagaagaaccTGGAGGTCACAGTCAAGGACCTGCAGCATCGTCTGGACGAGGCTGAGAACCTCGCCATGAAGGGTGGCAAGAAGCAGCTCCAGAAGCTGGAGTCCAGGGTATGCATTTTATACTTTAAATGCTCATCATATATTAAGTTTAGGACATATATTGTACGTTCAATGAGtataaaaaatgtcaacattttctGAACTAATAACTTGATGAATTATTTATCATCATGTTGCAGGTGCGTGAGCTGGAAGCTGAAGTCGAAGCCGAGCAGAGACGTGGAGCTGATGCTGTGAAAGGTGTCCGCAAATATGAGAGAAGAGTAAAGGAGCTGAGCTACCAGGTAAAAATAACTGATAACTGGTTTAATTCTCACAATATTTCATCGCTAACAATTCCTCATCCGAACAGACTGAAGAGGACAAGAAGAATGTGATCAGACTTCAGGATCTGGTGGATAAGCTGCAGCTCAAAGTCAAGGCTTACAAGAGACAAGCTGAGGATGCTGTGAGTCAAATAGATCATGTGACACATCATGAACATCACTCTTAACTGCCTTGTAACTATACATCAATATAACTTCAAATCCCTTAACAGGAGGAGCAGGCCAACACTCACATGTCCAGGCACAGAAAGGTCCAGCATGAGCTGGAGGAAGCTCAGGAGCGCGCTGACATCGCTGAGTCCCAGGTCAACAAGATGAGAGTCAAGAGCCGCGATGTTGGAAAGGTAACTTGGTTGTTTGCATGATCACAGTTTTCAATTGTGTTAACACAAGAAGTCTGTAACATTACTATCAATATCACAGCTTATATTGtacattacatattttaatttgcaCCGGAGAATAACTATGCTAATTgatttccctctctttttctttagtCTGAATCTGCTGAGTGAGAGTCATCACCGGGTTGAGGCCTTTCCCCGAAGTTCATAAAATATGAATGAGTGGCTTTTCAATAAAGATGTATTGCTATCACAATCCAGAATCCCGTCATTTCCTTTCTGACAACTAATTTATTTCGAGCAATAAGCCATGCTGTAATATCTTGTTGTATCTGCAGCACTATGCAGCACTGTGAGTGTGTAGGAACACACCATCCATCTATTTTCTTTCCACTGCGAGGGCATCAGGCTTAGTAGGATATTCCAGACAAAGTGTTCTGACTCCTACTGGAGAACTCCAAGTCATTCCCAGGCCAGACGAGATATATcatccctccagcgtgttctgGGAATACCAATTTCTAAGGCTGAGCTCAGCGAACAAGACCCCCAATATACTTAAACTCCCAAGCATGGGGCAGTGACTCACTCCCAGACAGGAGGTCGCGATCCCCTGTTTTGCGGTAGAGAAGCATGACTTTGGAATTGGAGGCACTGGCTCTGATCCCGACCGCTTCACACTCGGTGTACGATACGTCCTTCTGAAACGTTGTTAAGTATAAACCTGCACAAAATGGAAATACATGTGTTTGGGAACTGGAAAATCTTAGGTTTGCAATATGGTGCAAGAATAATATGATAAAATACTCGCTTTTAAtagttttgtattatttcaaaTAATCACTTTAATTCTGTTTATTGGTACAAACGCAAtcgttttttttagaaatactgAATATATATGTTTAGTCGTCCACACAATTCATCACTCAATTTATGAAATAAGCCTTTCCTGGGCCTCAAAATCtagatttattaaaaacatattgcaaaaatattttcaaattaaaagagacaagaaaataaataaataattagctGGTTATGTTCTCTCAGTTCAGAGCGACAGAGCAATTCTGTTTAGGACTGCCCTGCATCCTTGCAATGCTCTATTTGGGATGTCGCGGGCGATGAATAGATGTAGGGTGCCAAGTCATGCAAGTCTTTGCACTCTGTCTCCTGGAAGAAATCAAACCTCGACTTGGAATCTTGGAGCAGAAGGAGGTCTTAAGCTTTTGATGCCCCCCTTCATCTG of the Cyclopterus lumpus isolate fCycLum1 chromosome 8, fCycLum1.pri, whole genome shotgun sequence genome contains:
- the LOC117735135 gene encoding myosin heavy chain, fast skeletal muscle-like; the protein is MSTDAEMTGYGPASIYLRKPERERLEAQTAAFDAKTSFFAVDPVEMYLKGKLVKREGGKATVETLEYEGKPSKVLVVKEDDIHPMNPPKYDKIEDMAMMTHLNEPCVLYNLKERFSSWMIYTYSGLFCVVVNPYKWLPVYDAQVVNAYRGKKRVEAPPHIFSISDNAYQAMLTDRENQSILITGESGAGKTVNTKRVIQYFATIAVAGGAKKETSKIQGSLEDQIIAANPLLEAYGNAKTVRNDNSSRFGKFIRIHFGTSGKLASADIETYLLEKSRVTFQLSAERSYHIFYQLMTGHKPELLEALLITTNPYDYYMISQGEITVKSIDDVEEFVATDTAIVILGFTAEEKLGIYKLTGAVMHHGNMKFKQKQREEQAEPDGNEVADKIAYLVGLNSADMLKALCYPRVKVGNEMVTKGQTVPQVNNSVSALCKSIYEKMFLWMVIRINEMLDTRQPRQFFIGVLDIAGFEIFDYNSLEQLCINFTNEKLQQFFNHHMFVLEQEEYKKEGIDWEFIDFGMDLAACIELIEKPMGIFSILEEECMFPKASDTTFKNKLHDQHLGKTKGFEKPKPGKGKADAHFALVHYAGTVDYNITGWLEKNKDPLNDSVIQLYQKSSNKLLSLLYLTHGAADEAAASGKKGGKKKGGSFQTVSALFRENLGKLMTNLRSTHPHFVRCLIPNESKTPGLMQNHLVIHQLRCNGVLEGIRICRKGFPSRVLYADFKQRYKVLNASVIPEGQFIDNKKASEKLLGSIDVDHTQYKFGHTKVFFKAGLLGTLEEMRDDKLAALVTMTQALSRGYIMRTEFVKMIERREAIYAIQYNLRSFMNVKNWPWLKLYFKIKPLLKSAETEKELQQMKENYDKMKLDLATALAKKKELEEKMVSLLQEKNDLQLQVASEGDNLSDAEERCEGLIKNKIQLEAKLKETTERLEDEEEMNAELTAKKRKLEDECSELKKDIDDLELTLAKVEKEKHATENKVKNLTEEMSSQDETIAKLTKEKKALQEAHQQTLDDLQAEEDKVNTLTKAKTKLEQQVDDLEGSLEQEKKLRMDLERAKRKLEGDLKLAQESLMDLENDKQQSDEKIKKKDFETSQLLSKIEDEQSLGVQLHKKIKELQARIEELEEEIEAERAARAKVEKQRADLSRELEEISERLEEAGGATTSQIEINKKREAEFLKLRRDLEESTLQHEATSAALRKKQADSVAEMGEQIDNLQRVKQKLEKEKSEYKMEIDDLSGNMETVAKTKGNLEKMCRTLEDQLSELRSKNDENVRQLNDINTLKARLQTENGEISRQLEEKEALISQLTRGKQAFTQQIEEFKRHVEEEVKAKNALAHAVQSARHDCDLLREQYEEEQEAKAELQRALSKANSEVAQWRSKYETDAIQRTEELEEAKKKLAQRLQDAEESIEAVNSKCASLEKTKQRLQAEVEDLMIDVERANALAANLDKKQRNFDKVLAEWKQKYEESQAELEGSLKEARSLSTELFKMKNSYEEALDQLETMKRENKNLQQEISDLTEQIGESGKTIHELEKAKKILETEKSEIQAALEEAEGALEHEESKILRVQLELNQIKGEVDRKLAEKDEEIEQIKRNSQRVMDSMQSTLDAEIRSRNDALRIKKKMEGDLNEMEVQLSHANRQAAEAQKQLRNVQAQFKDAQLHLDDAIRGQEDMKEQVTMVERRNGLMLAEIEELRAALEQTERGRKVAEQELIDASERVGLLHSQNTSLINTKKKLETDLVQVQGEVEDSVQEARNAEEKAKKAITDAAMMAEELKKEQDTSSHLERMKKNLEVTVKDLQHRLDEAENLAMKGGKKQLQKLESRVRELEAEVEAEQRRGADAVKGVRKYERRVKELSYQTEEDKKNVIRLQDLVDKLQLKVKAYKRQAEDAEEQANTHMSRHRKVQHELEEAQERADIAESQVNKMRVKSRDVGKSESAE